From one Candidatus Poribacteria bacterium genomic stretch:
- the uvrB gene encoding excinuclease ABC subunit UvrB: protein MPDLQVVSEFEPAGDQPRAIDGLVEGLRANEPYQTLLGVTGSGKTFTMAHVIERVQKPTLVISHNKTLAAQLFGEFREFFPHNAVHYFVSFYDYYQPEAYIPSTDTYIEKDLLRNEEIEKYRMMSTASLLTRRDVIVVASVSCIFGIGSPEEYQRQNITLKVRDRVRRNELIRQLVEIRYKRNDYDFSHGCIRSRGDVIEVFPAYSDNAYRIELFGDEIERIREIDTVTGEIVATLDNVVIFPAYHFMTAPERMERALLDIELELQSRIEWFIQEGKLLEAQRIEQRTRFDLEMLREVGSCQGIENYSRHLDGRQPGEPPYCLINFFPDDYLLIIDESHVTLPQLRGMYFGDRSRKQTLVDYGFRLPSALDNRPLRFEELQKLLNQAIFVSATPGPYELDVSERVVEQVIRPTGLVDPEMLIVPTRGQIDHLIGECRKRVAKKQRVLVTTLTKRMSEDLTDYLTEVGLRVRYLHSEIDTLERTDILRDLREGKFDILVGINLLREGLDLPEVSLVAILDADREGFLRSETSLIQTAGRAARNAESTVILYADNLTGSMERAIAETTRRRTLQLEFNEKHGIVPRTIVRGVHASLHLDETPDEKDLDAPLMVAEGADAEDVAAIIASLEAEMRNAAQALEFEKAAALRDQIQELREGLGE from the coding sequence ATGCCCGACCTGCAAGTCGTCTCCGAGTTCGAACCCGCCGGTGACCAGCCCAGAGCCATCGACGGGCTGGTCGAAGGGCTCCGCGCCAACGAGCCCTACCAGACGCTCCTCGGCGTCACCGGCAGCGGCAAGACGTTCACGATGGCGCACGTCATCGAGCGCGTCCAAAAGCCCACGCTCGTCATCTCGCACAACAAGACGCTCGCCGCGCAACTCTTCGGGGAGTTCCGCGAGTTCTTTCCCCACAACGCCGTCCACTACTTCGTCAGCTTCTACGACTACTACCAGCCGGAAGCCTACATCCCCTCGACGGACACCTACATCGAGAAGGACCTGCTTCGTAACGAGGAGATCGAGAAGTACCGGATGATGTCCACGGCGTCGCTCCTGACGCGCCGGGATGTCATCGTCGTCGCCAGCGTGTCGTGCATCTTCGGCATCGGCTCGCCGGAGGAGTACCAGCGGCAGAACATCACGCTGAAGGTGCGCGACCGGGTTCGCCGCAACGAGCTCATCCGACAGCTCGTCGAGATCCGCTACAAGCGGAACGACTACGACTTCTCGCACGGCTGCATCCGATCGCGCGGCGACGTCATCGAGGTCTTCCCGGCGTACAGCGACAACGCCTACCGGATCGAGCTCTTCGGCGACGAGATCGAGCGCATTCGCGAGATCGACACGGTCACTGGCGAGATCGTCGCGACGCTCGACAACGTCGTCATCTTCCCGGCGTACCACTTCATGACCGCGCCGGAGCGGATGGAACGCGCCCTGCTCGACATCGAGCTGGAGCTCCAGAGCCGTATCGAGTGGTTCATCCAAGAAGGCAAGCTGCTCGAAGCCCAGCGGATCGAGCAACGGACGCGGTTCGACCTGGAGATGCTCCGCGAAGTCGGTTCCTGCCAGGGCATCGAGAACTACTCGCGCCATCTCGACGGCAGACAGCCCGGAGAACCCCCGTACTGCCTCATCAACTTCTTCCCGGACGACTACCTGCTGATCATCGACGAGTCACACGTCACGCTGCCGCAGCTACGAGGTATGTACTTCGGCGACCGCTCCCGGAAACAGACGCTCGTGGACTACGGGTTCCGCCTGCCTTCGGCGCTGGACAACCGTCCCCTACGGTTCGAGGAGCTCCAGAAGCTCCTGAACCAGGCGATCTTCGTCTCCGCGACACCGGGCCCCTACGAGCTGGATGTCTCCGAGCGCGTCGTCGAGCAGGTCATCCGCCCGACCGGACTTGTCGACCCGGAGATGCTCATCGTCCCAACGCGCGGGCAGATCGACCATCTCATCGGTGAATGCCGCAAGCGCGTTGCCAAGAAGCAGCGAGTCCTCGTGACGACCTTGACCAAGCGGATGTCCGAGGACCTGACCGACTACCTCACCGAGGTCGGTCTCCGCGTCCGGTATCTCCACTCCGAGATCGACACGCTGGAACGCACGGACATCCTGCGCGACCTGCGCGAGGGCAAGTTCGACATCCTCGTCGGCATCAATCTGCTGCGAGAGGGGCTCGACCTGCCGGAAGTCTCCCTCGTCGCCATTCTCGACGCCGACCGCGAGGGGTTCCTGCGCTCCGAGACGTCGCTCATTCAGACCGCCGGACGCGCCGCACGCAACGCCGAGAGCACCGTGATCCTCTACGCCGACAACCTCACCGGCTCGATGGAACGCGCCATCGCCGAGACGACGCGTCGCCGCACGCTTCAGCTCGAGTTCAACGAGAAACATGGGATCGTCCCCCGCACCATCGTCCGGGGCGTCCATGCCTCACTGCACCTCGACGAGACGCCGGACGAGAAAGACCTCGACGCGCCGCTCATGGTCGCCGAAGGCGCGGACGCCGAGGACGTCGCCGCGATCATCGCCTCGCTCGAAGCCGAGATGCGGAATGCCGCGCAGGCGCTGGAGTTCGAGAAGGCGGCGGCTCTGCGCGACCAGATTCAGGAACTGCGCGAAGGGCTGGGCGAGTGA
- a CDS encoding DJ-1/PfpI family protein, which yields MDKVLLVIGDAAEATDTLYPYFRVQEDGYECVLAAPKKRTYQLVIHDPNPTWDITVESIGYKLASDIAFGDVNPNEYLGLLITGGRAPEYLRYDADLMAITRHFDQTNKPIGCVCHGIEIVAAADIIRGKRVTTVAKCRYDAEFSGATYLNQPVVTDGNLVTARTFWDNAPWMREFMRRLNAARDYIRRKDIELDGFDASSKDVAELARQMAEDFGNLFARD from the coding sequence ATGGACAAGGTTCTGCTGGTCATCGGCGACGCCGCCGAGGCGACCGACACGCTCTACCCCTACTTCCGCGTGCAGGAGGACGGCTACGAGTGCGTTCTCGCGGCGCCGAAGAAACGGACGTATCAGCTCGTCATTCACGATCCGAACCCCACGTGGGATATCACCGTCGAGAGCATCGGCTACAAGCTCGCCAGCGACATCGCGTTCGGCGACGTGAACCCGAACGAGTACCTCGGGCTCCTCATCACCGGCGGGCGGGCGCCGGAATACCTGCGCTACGATGCCGACCTCATGGCGATCACACGGCACTTCGACCAGACGAACAAGCCCATCGGGTGCGTGTGCCACGGTATCGAGATCGTCGCGGCGGCGGATATCATCCGAGGCAAGCGCGTCACGACGGTCGCCAAGTGCCGCTACGACGCCGAGTTCTCCGGCGCGACCTACCTGAACCAGCCGGTCGTCACCGATGGGAACCTGGTCACGGCTCGGACATTCTGGGACAATGCGCCCTGGATGCGCGAGTTCATGCGACGCCTGAACGCCGCGCGCGACTACATCCGGCGGAAGGATATCGAACTGGACGGGTTCGATGCTTCCTCGAAGGACGTCGCGGAGCTTGCGCGGCAGATGGCAGAGGACTTCGGCAACCTGTTCGCCCGCGACTGA
- a CDS encoding SDR family oxidoreductase has translation MSLSHQGRAVIVSGGTRGIGRAIADGFLEAGARVLAFHRGASPASIEAEASIRKDQTEAVRDGRLVLLRADIKSRRDRRRVLDEVLSRFGRLDVLINSAGVCYRDDLTPARVRDQRTINAVAPTDFAREAAAAIRQNAHASPQTPTRGAIISLSSYVTEWKSFSAEYLKRYAESKRSMERRMRALALELRSDDINVHVVAVGVVYAGMGLATIGRKEEALREGKLPVTKFADVDAVVFETLTLAHPRAHYKTGRIAVLDGGWNLGDAAD, from the coding sequence ATGTCCCTGAGCCACCAGGGACGTGCAGTCATCGTTTCCGGGGGCACCCGAGGGATCGGGCGAGCCATCGCCGACGGATTCCTCGAAGCCGGCGCCCGTGTTCTCGCCTTCCATCGCGGGGCGTCGCCGGCGTCCATCGAAGCCGAAGCCTCTATTCGTAAAGACCAAACCGAGGCAGTCCGTGACGGGCGCCTAGTGCTCCTGCGCGCTGACATCAAGAGCCGACGGGATCGGCGGCGGGTTCTCGACGAAGTGCTCAGTCGGTTCGGTCGGCTCGACGTCCTGATCAACAGTGCGGGTGTCTGCTATCGCGACGATCTGACGCCCGCTCGCGTTCGGGATCAGCGCACGATCAACGCGGTCGCCCCGACCGACTTCGCGCGGGAAGCCGCTGCGGCGATTCGACAGAACGCACACGCCTCGCCGCAGACGCCGACGCGCGGGGCGATCATCTCGCTGTCGTCCTACGTCACGGAATGGAAGTCATTCAGCGCGGAGTACCTGAAGCGCTACGCGGAATCGAAGCGCTCGATGGAGCGTCGGATGCGCGCGCTGGCGCTGGAGCTACGTTCCGACGATATCAATGTGCACGTGGTCGCGGTCGGCGTCGTGTACGCCGGCATGGGCTTGGCGACGATCGGCAGGAAGGAAGAGGCGCTGCGCGAAGGCAAGCTGCCGGTGACGAAGTTCGCCGACGTGGACGCCGTCGTCTTCGAGACGCTGACGCTCGCGCATCCGCGCGCGCACTACAAGACGGGGCGCATCGCCGTTCTCGACGGCGGATGGAACCTGGGCGATGCGGCAGACTAG
- a CDS encoding DUF4091 domain-containing protein: protein MRQTRREIRHATGCCRGTYSILAAVAAPLHLVLIVAFARIIIQTETLMASPLTASDYGQTLLATSAADVWWADATRKVGKRRDVPTAVAEAATISAARHEYESFQIVIRPKRHLRRLRVTASGLKSSGSAEIASRHVSVARVLYVPVTKPTDNTGSVGAWPDPIASIQEPFDLTAGVNVPIWVTVYIPSDATPGDYSGAISLDAEDWSSEVPYRLHVWDFALPRETHVQTAFGFSPGVVRRYHRLDTDEELRTVVDRYYRSFSAHRISPYDPTSLDPIEVRLDESVTPSQIRVDFTRFDAAASRYFDEFGFNSLRLPLRGVGGGTFHSHHAGEFFGHAQGSPEYNRLFRQYAQQIETHLEEKGWLDKAYIYWFDEPEPKDFDFVKAGMENIRQAAPKLNRMLTEEPSEALHGYVELWCAMTPDFDPELAEPRREKGERFWWYICTAPKAPYVTLFTDHPATELRVWLWQTWKYGVDGILVWQSNYWTSDLAFPDGIQDPYADPMSYQTGYGREPGHVGHWGNGDGRFIYPPPETVGTSPRKSLDGPASSIRWEMLREGIEDYEYLWLLRETVKVIRASLANLSSDANAEIEPHLAQSEDLLMVPDAISKSMTEFATDPAAIYEHRARIAQALERLGAFCGAHELPSPR from the coding sequence ATGCGGCAGACTAGGCGAGAGATTCGCCATGCAACCGGCTGCTGTCGAGGGACGTATAGTATCCTGGCAGCCGTTGCGGCGCCTCTTCACCTGGTCTTGATCGTCGCGTTCGCCCGAATCATCATCCAGACAGAGACGCTCATGGCTTCACCGCTGACAGCTTCCGACTACGGGCAGACGCTGCTCGCGACGTCCGCTGCAGATGTCTGGTGGGCGGACGCCACCCGCAAGGTCGGCAAGCGCCGCGACGTGCCGACTGCGGTCGCGGAAGCCGCGACCATCTCCGCCGCCCGCCATGAGTACGAATCCTTCCAGATCGTCATCCGCCCCAAACGTCATCTCCGGCGGCTTCGCGTGACGGCGTCCGGGCTCAAGTCCTCTGGCAGCGCGGAGATCGCATCTCGGCATGTCTCCGTGGCGCGAGTCCTCTACGTTCCCGTGACGAAGCCGACCGACAACACGGGCTCCGTGGGCGCTTGGCCCGATCCGATCGCGTCGATCCAGGAGCCGTTCGATCTGACAGCGGGCGTCAACGTGCCGATCTGGGTCACCGTGTACATTCCGAGCGACGCGACGCCCGGCGACTACAGCGGCGCCATCTCGCTCGACGCGGAGGACTGGAGCTCCGAGGTTCCCTACCGGCTGCACGTGTGGGACTTCGCCCTGCCGCGGGAAACGCACGTCCAGACGGCGTTCGGGTTCTCGCCGGGCGTCGTCCGACGGTACCACCGACTGGATACGGACGAGGAGCTTCGCACCGTCGTCGACCGCTACTATCGGAGTTTTTCGGCGCATCGCATCTCGCCTTACGACCCGACATCGCTGGATCCCATCGAGGTGCGCCTCGACGAGAGCGTCACGCCGTCTCAGATCCGCGTCGACTTCACGCGCTTCGATGCGGCGGCATCGCGCTACTTCGACGAGTTCGGGTTCAACTCGCTGCGCCTGCCGCTGAGAGGCGTCGGAGGAGGAACCTTCCACTCGCACCACGCTGGCGAGTTCTTCGGTCACGCGCAGGGCTCTCCTGAGTACAACCGGCTGTTCCGTCAATACGCTCAGCAGATCGAGACTCACCTCGAAGAGAAGGGCTGGCTCGACAAGGCGTACATCTACTGGTTCGACGAGCCGGAACCCAAGGATTTCGACTTCGTCAAGGCGGGGATGGAGAACATTCGCCAAGCCGCGCCGAAACTGAATCGGATGCTGACGGAGGAACCGTCCGAAGCGCTGCATGGCTACGTCGAGCTCTGGTGCGCGATGACGCCCGACTTCGATCCAGAACTGGCGGAACCGCGCCGAGAGAAGGGCGAGCGGTTCTGGTGGTACATCTGCACCGCGCCGAAGGCTCCCTACGTAACGCTGTTCACCGACCACCCGGCGACGGAGCTGCGCGTCTGGCTCTGGCAGACGTGGAAGTACGGCGTGGATGGCATCCTCGTCTGGCAATCGAACTACTGGACGAGTGACCTCGCGTTCCCCGACGGCATCCAGGATCCCTACGCCGACCCGATGAGCTACCAGACCGGTTACGGGCGCGAACCGGGGCATGTCGGTCACTGGGGCAACGGCGACGGACGGTTCATCTACCCGCCGCCGGAGACGGTCGGGACGTCGCCGCGCAAGTCGCTGGACGGGCCCGCGAGCTCAATCCGGTGGGAGATGCTGCGCGAAGGGATCGAAGACTACGAATACCTGTGGCTCCTGCGCGAGACGGTGAAGGTCATCCGGGCATCGCTGGCGAATCTGTCGAGCGACGCGAACGCGGAGATCGAGCCTCATCTGGCGCAGAGCGAAGACCTGTTGATGGTTCCCGATGCCATTTCAAAGAGCATGACGGAGTTCGCGACCGATCCAGCCGCCATCTACGAGCATCGCGCTCGAATCGCGCAGGCGCTGGAGCGACTGGGCGCGTTCTGCGGCGCGCACGAACTGCCGTCGCCGCGCTGA
- a CDS encoding glycosyltransferase family 9 protein has translation MGERLLFLVSWLLWRIAFAHRRLPEHPRAILVVKLDHLGDAILATPVLTNLRRHFPDARIDLLCARWNRPAFAVNPNVNRILELNPRTFRRSGPRDRFGRVRQALLALRGSHDIVITLRGTGSCLLLAKGFWLDRGAVRVDAALRRRPKPIHEADIMLSLLESAGITVRTREPQFFIPDDTEPASEALARFGVPTDLPIVAMHVGSPVPEKRWVPRRYAGLANRLIQDGMRVLLLGTAAEEAMSAEVLRDITGSAHDLTGKTSLALTARLLSSCAAFVGNDSAPMHLAAALGTPTLGLFFASDPTRFGPRGSCARFLSASDPRALTVDDVYRAVREMLGQTTIRSGAE, from the coding sequence ATGGGCGAACGGCTGCTGTTCCTCGTGTCGTGGCTCCTGTGGAGGATCGCGTTCGCCCACCGACGCCTGCCGGAACATCCGCGAGCCATCCTCGTCGTCAAGCTCGATCATCTGGGAGATGCCATCCTTGCGACGCCCGTCCTGACGAACCTACGACGCCACTTCCCGGACGCGCGTATCGACCTGCTCTGCGCTCGGTGGAACCGCCCTGCCTTCGCCGTGAACCCAAACGTCAACCGCATCCTGGAGCTCAACCCGCGCACGTTCCGCCGGTCGGGTCCGCGTGACCGCTTCGGGCGCGTCCGGCAGGCGCTCTTGGCGCTGAGAGGCTCGCACGACATCGTCATCACGCTCAGAGGAACCGGGTCGTGCCTGCTGCTCGCCAAGGGCTTCTGGCTCGACCGGGGGGCGGTGCGCGTCGACGCAGCGCTACGCCGACGACCCAAGCCGATTCACGAAGCCGACATCATGCTGTCGCTGCTTGAGTCGGCGGGGATCACCGTCCGCACGCGCGAGCCGCAGTTCTTCATCCCGGATGACACAGAACCCGCCTCGGAAGCGTTAGCCCGATTCGGCGTGCCGACCGACCTGCCCATCGTCGCGATGCACGTCGGTTCGCCGGTTCCCGAGAAGCGGTGGGTTCCCCGAAGGTACGCCGGGTTGGCGAACCGTCTGATTCAGGACGGGATGCGCGTTCTGCTGCTGGGAACGGCGGCAGAGGAGGCGATGTCCGCCGAAGTGCTGCGCGACATCACCGGCTCGGCGCACGACCTGACGGGCAAGACGAGCCTGGCGCTGACGGCGCGGCTTCTGTCGAGCTGCGCGGCGTTCGTCGGGAATGACTCGGCGCCGATGCACTTGGCGGCGGCGTTGGGAACACCGACGTTGGGGCTCTTCTTCGCCAGCGACCCGACGCGCTTCGGGCCCCGAGGTTCCTGCGCCCGGTTCCTGAGCGCATCCGACCCTCGTGCCCTGACCGTGGATGACGTGTATCGAGCCGTCCGAGAGATGCTAGGTCAGACGACGATCCGCTCCGGCGCGGAGTAG
- a CDS encoding pentapeptide repeat-containing protein, translating to MAEYAFDDSFSAEPERERSRQRVERQAVLLWVAFDDLDSLRDADLTGMDLSGADLWGVDFRRLDLRGCRFDGSNFLGADLRNADVRGCSFRDVYLGHTHMAGAIYDDDTVFPDDFEPVENLMLFFGAEL from the coding sequence ATGGCGGAATACGCGTTCGACGACAGCTTCAGCGCGGAACCGGAACGGGAGCGCTCGCGGCAGAGAGTTGAGCGCCAAGCCGTCCTCCTGTGGGTCGCCTTCGACGACTTGGACTCGCTGCGCGACGCCGACCTGACGGGCATGGACCTCTCCGGCGCCGACCTGTGGGGAGTCGATTTCCGTCGGCTCGACCTGCGCGGATGCCGGTTCGACGGAAGCAACTTCCTGGGCGCAGACCTGCGCAACGCGGATGTCCGAGGCTGCAGCTTCCGCGATGTCTACCTCGGTCACACCCACATGGCGGGCGCGATCTACGACGACGACACCGTGTTCCCCGACGACTTCGAGCCGGTCGAGAACCTGATGCTGTTCTTCGGCGCCGAACTCTAG
- a CDS encoding Gfo/Idh/MocA family oxidoreductase, with protein sequence MKIGIVGCGNISGAYFGGAQKTDVVEIKSCADLNMDAARRQAEKHGCEAVTVDALLADPEIELVVNLTIPRAHAEVALRAIEAGKHTYSEKPFAVDVASGKRVIDAARAKGVRVGCAPDTFLGAGIQTSRKALDGGAIGKPLAGSAFMCGHGHESWHPNPAFYYDIGGGPMFDMGPYYVTALVNILGPAKRVAAVTSKGFDERIATSEAAKGLRIPVNTPTHLAGTIEFANGAVVTMIMSFDMWRHGLPCIELYGTEGSIRVPDPNGFGGTVSVSKAREDWQEVPLAFPNNARMIGVIDMAQAIRSGRPHRANGELAYHVLEVMASFERSSVTGRHVEISTQIERPAAMALGLAEWEIDK encoded by the coding sequence ATGAAGATCGGGATCGTCGGCTGCGGGAACATCAGCGGCGCTTACTTCGGCGGCGCGCAGAAGACGGATGTCGTCGAGATCAAGAGTTGCGCCGACCTCAATATGGACGCCGCGCGGCGTCAGGCGGAGAAGCACGGCTGCGAAGCCGTCACTGTCGACGCCCTGCTGGCGGACCCCGAAATCGAGCTCGTCGTCAACCTGACGATCCCCCGGGCTCACGCTGAGGTCGCTCTCCGCGCCATCGAGGCTGGCAAGCACACCTACAGCGAGAAGCCGTTCGCCGTCGACGTCGCCAGCGGTAAGCGCGTCATCGACGCGGCGCGCGCGAAGGGCGTACGGGTCGGATGCGCGCCGGACACGTTCCTCGGCGCGGGCATCCAGACGTCGCGCAAGGCGCTGGACGGCGGAGCCATCGGCAAGCCGCTTGCCGGTTCCGCCTTCATGTGCGGACATGGACACGAGAGCTGGCATCCGAACCCGGCGTTCTACTATGACATCGGCGGCGGGCCCATGTTCGACATGGGGCCCTACTACGTGACGGCGCTCGTCAACATCCTGGGACCCGCCAAGCGCGTCGCGGCGGTCACGAGCAAGGGCTTCGACGAGCGTATCGCCACAAGTGAAGCCGCGAAGGGCTTGCGCATCCCGGTCAACACGCCGACGCACCTCGCCGGAACCATCGAGTTCGCCAACGGAGCCGTGGTCACGATGATCATGAGCTTCGACATGTGGCGGCACGGACTCCCCTGCATCGAGCTCTACGGCACGGAGGGCTCCATACGCGTTCCCGACCCCAACGGGTTCGGCGGAACCGTCTCGGTCAGCAAGGCGCGGGAGGACTGGCAGGAGGTCCCCCTCGCGTTCCCGAACAACGCGCGGATGATCGGCGTCATCGACATGGCGCAGGCGATCCGGTCCGGACGCCCTCACCGCGCGAACGGCGAGCTCGCCTACCACGTGCTGGAGGTCATGGCGTCCTTCGAGCGGTCATCCGTGACGGGCAGACATGTCGAGATCAGCACGCAGATCGAGCGCCCTGCTGCGATGGCGCTGGGCTTGGCGGAGTGGGAGATCGACAAGTAG
- a CDS encoding M23 family metallopeptidase produces MELRRLDELRSEQPKRGNRYSRKARQERAGRVRAWAYFILSLASAFAMMVLAIPKPQSSTNDTEIASFQLPHLGGARAFARDAQVIDATEPAETPDMSVADTPEPARVAAGKSSARVAAQETPASQRKAGVQYVTHEVRRGESLSVIARSYRVDWYTLLSVNRLKSSRSIHPGDKLRVPDRRGLLHVIEKDDTLEDISLAYDVTIDKIVDANALEDPDVVKVGQELFLPSAKIPRFLIRTGRTNAVAVGRNRTRAERFASPAPGPISSGYGYRTHPISGRWTMHKGVDYATGSGYPIRAARSGTVSYAGRLGGYGNLVVVDHESGYSTRYAHASRILVKRGQKVKQGARIALVGDTGYTTGPHLHFEVWRDGKSLDPVSVLRR; encoded by the coding sequence ATGGAGCTACGACGACTGGACGAGTTGCGCTCCGAACAACCGAAGCGGGGGAACCGCTACAGCCGCAAGGCGCGCCAGGAACGCGCGGGTCGAGTCCGCGCTTGGGCATACTTCATTCTCTCCTTGGCGTCTGCCTTCGCGATGATGGTTCTGGCGATTCCGAAGCCGCAATCGTCCACCAACGATACCGAAATCGCGTCGTTCCAACTGCCACACCTGGGCGGAGCTCGCGCGTTCGCGCGCGACGCGCAGGTGATCGACGCCACCGAGCCTGCGGAGACGCCTGACATGTCCGTTGCCGATACGCCGGAGCCTGCGCGTGTCGCGGCGGGGAAGTCGAGCGCGCGTGTTGCCGCGCAGGAGACGCCCGCATCTCAACGGAAGGCGGGCGTTCAGTACGTCACCCACGAGGTGCGGCGCGGCGAAAGCCTATCCGTGATCGCACGCAGCTACCGAGTGGATTGGTACACGCTGCTCAGCGTGAACCGGCTCAAGAGCAGCCGGTCGATCCATCCCGGCGACAAGCTCCGCGTGCCGGATCGGCGCGGCTTGCTGCATGTCATCGAGAAAGACGACACGCTCGAAGACATCTCCCTTGCGTACGACGTGACGATCGACAAGATCGTCGACGCCAACGCGCTGGAGGACCCGGACGTCGTCAAGGTCGGTCAGGAGTTGTTCCTGCCGTCGGCGAAGATTCCTCGGTTCCTGATCCGGACCGGACGCACGAACGCCGTCGCGGTGGGCAGGAACCGCACGCGAGCCGAGCGATTCGCCTCGCCTGCGCCGGGGCCCATCTCGTCGGGCTACGGCTACCGAACCCACCCCATCAGCGGGCGGTGGACGATGCACAAGGGCGTCGATTACGCGACGGGCTCGGGATACCCGATCCGCGCAGCGCGCAGTGGAACCGTGAGCTACGCAGGACGCCTGGGAGGCTACGGGAACCTGGTCGTGGTCGATCACGAAAGCGGGTACTCCACCCGATACGCCCACGCTTCGCGCATTCTCGTAAAGCGCGGTCAGAAGGTGAAGCAGGGGGCGCGAATCGCCCTCGTGGGCGACACCGGCTACACGACGGGACCGCACCTGCACTTCGAGGTCTGGCGCGACGGAAAGTCGCTCGATCCGGTCAGCGTTCTGCGCCGCTGA
- a CDS encoding HAD-IA family hydrolase: protein MSSRPLRAVFFDMDGLIIDTESPDYAVWRDVLSERGFELPMRLWSTCIGTYGGIDGVFETLGVPDDVRQDARAVKRDRYRAAVAAAMVPLPGFPELFGWLRSQDVQCAVVSTSSPDWVEFVLGGLAIADAFDFVLSGGDVARGKPHPDLYELAVRKAGSPIEECIAFEDSANGVLAASRAGVSVVAVPNTMTEDQDFSRATARVSSLEHVDGAFLRSLGYEVADSS, encoded by the coding sequence GTGAGTTCCAGACCCCTGCGAGCCGTCTTCTTCGACATGGACGGGCTCATCATCGACACGGAGTCGCCGGATTACGCCGTGTGGAGGGACGTTCTGTCGGAACGCGGGTTTGAGCTCCCGATGAGACTCTGGTCCACCTGCATCGGCACTTACGGAGGGATCGACGGCGTCTTCGAGACGCTGGGCGTTCCCGATGACGTGCGCCAGGACGCGCGAGCCGTGAAGCGGGATCGCTATCGGGCGGCTGTCGCGGCGGCGATGGTTCCACTGCCGGGGTTCCCGGAGCTCTTCGGTTGGCTTCGGTCGCAGGACGTTCAGTGCGCCGTCGTTTCGACATCGTCGCCTGACTGGGTCGAGTTCGTGTTGGGTGGACTCGCCATCGCCGACGCGTTCGACTTCGTCTTGTCCGGAGGCGACGTCGCGCGAGGGAAGCCGCATCCCGATCTTTACGAGCTTGCCGTACGCAAGGCGGGCAGTCCTATCGAGGAGTGCATCGCGTTCGAGGACTCGGCGAACGGCGTCCTCGCCGCGTCGCGGGCTGGCGTGTCCGTCGTCGCCGTGCCAAACACCATGACCGAAGATCAGGATTTCTCGCGGGCGACGGCGCGCGTATCGTCCCTGGAACACGTTGACGGGGCGTTCCTGCGAAGCCTCGGCTACGAGGTCGCCGACTCGTCCTGA
- the fdhD gene encoding formate dehydrogenase accessory sulfurtransferase FdhD, whose protein sequence is MRSASEHSQILRVIGERSERTLDTVAVEEPLEIRIRHRERVSTLLATMRTPGNDDELAAGLLFGERIIRSRDDVLDISHSTDRRLPKELRANAIVVTLPDDHSGVGREHKRTLMVNTSCGVCGRTSIEGIHNIGFPELASDWKVSPTVLGRMPDVLRTAQAGFDRTGAVHAAGLFDLEGNLLSLREDIGRHNAVDKLVGREWIDERTPLDKRIVLVSGRSSFEIVQKCLTAAVPLLASVGAPSSLAVDLALESGMTLVGFLRDGRMNVYSAPERIVV, encoded by the coding sequence ATGCGATCCGCATCCGAACACTCCCAGATACTTCGCGTCATCGGCGAGCGCTCCGAGAGGACGCTCGACACGGTCGCCGTCGAAGAACCTCTCGAAATCCGCATCCGGCATCGGGAGCGCGTGAGCACGCTCCTGGCGACGATGCGCACGCCGGGCAACGACGACGAGCTCGCCGCCGGTCTGCTCTTCGGCGAGCGCATCATCCGGTCGCGCGACGACGTCCTCGACATCAGCCACTCGACGGATCGCCGACTTCCCAAGGAACTGCGGGCGAACGCCATCGTCGTCACGCTGCCCGACGACCATTCCGGCGTCGGGCGAGAGCACAAGCGGACGCTCATGGTGAACACCTCGTGCGGCGTCTGCGGCCGCACGTCCATCGAAGGCATTCACAACATCGGATTCCCGGAGCTCGCGTCGGACTGGAAGGTTTCACCGACGGTGCTCGGACGGATGCCCGACGTGCTTCGGACGGCGCAGGCAGGATTCGACCGCACGGGAGCCGTCCATGCGGCGGGGCTGTTCGACCTCGAGGGGAACCTGCTGTCGCTCCGCGAGGACATCGGGCGGCACAACGCCGTCGACAAGCTCGTGGGGCGCGAGTGGATCGACGAGCGAACGCCGCTGGACAAGCGGATCGTCCTCGTCAGCGGGCGGTCGAGCTTCGAGATCGTCCAGAAATGCCTGACAGCGGCAGTTCCGCTGCTGGCGTCCGTCGGGGCTCCGTCGAGCCTCGCCGTGGACCTCGCGCTGGAGAGCGGCATGACGCTCGTCGGGTTCCTGCGCGATGGACGGATGAATGTCTACTCCGCGCCGGAGCGGATCGTCGTCTGA